TGACGGGACTGAATGACTGGATAATTGACACATAGCATCAACACAACGGTGACGTAGCCGCCTGGACTGTTGTACCAGTGAATCATAACACATGGTGAGTTATGAACAATACGTTAAAGTTAATGCTAGTTTAAGTCAACGTTACCGTTACTTCTTAGATTAGCTCTGAATTAACTCTGCAACTGTTTATTTGGTTAACATTAGTTTACCAGGgatctcaagtgtcacgcattgagcgtgacagtcacgcatttcggtcttaagtcacgcactcccgccactcATCGTATTTATCACGCTGAAAAACACCTCTtggttatttaatgttttaatgtgccgcagcacgaaacatgagctggccgcgctgccctcaccgtggaggaatcaagcgctcccctggagttctgctgtgaggtgccacttatcagccaatcaaaaaaaagtaatgggctacacaatagccaatcagaaaaagaacgtatctgttgtatctgggtacgattcaatccagcaaccaatgacaataaagcatcctggaattgcgcgcgactgatatccgaaagtttcgttctgggggggggggggatagatatgtaactcttccctgtcttcaaaacttgagagccctggtttACAGTGGTGGAAGACGTATATCACGCAATATAATGAAAAGTACTTTATTAACTAAACCCATTAAAACCATCATTGAATTAACTtagtttttaattaaacattagTATGCTAACATCCTAACAGTATATCAGGTCGTATTTTATATGTGGAAAAATATATCTCTGGGAATCTATCTAATCCTAATTTAcataaatgttatttaattcagtttcaattcagtttactttGTAACAGTTTTATGTTGTACTAACAGGTCTTCGTATTATTTGGTCCACCCAgcaggcatttaaaaaaactttttattttgcattttccacaaacagagtGACACCCAGCAGGCTTAATAACAAAAACACCGCTCTGTAATGctaaaaccatttttttttcagCTTGAAGGATGATTCCAGGTTCCCCTCTGCTGAGGTTTCCTTGAGCAAGTCACTGTTTGGGTGCAATAAAGGGTGACATAAACAAAAGTGGTTGATAAGATGAGGAAGTGGGGAGATCGAATGAAGAAGGTTGAGCAGCTTGCTCAGTCCTTCCAGCAGAAACCTCTGGCCACACACTACAAACCTCGGTTGTGGCCGTGCCAGCCTTCCTCTGTCTGGAAGCTCTTTCCTCGTCAGTGTATGGCGATCAGCTTCGCTCAGAGCTGCAAAGAGGTGCAGTAGTAACACGTGACTTTTGTAATGCTGGACTATGTCTTTAGACTACACAttagatgtatgtgtgtgaaggtgAGAAAGCTGACCGAGTGCTTTGCATTTCCTAGGCTGTACACGTTTTTGCActtgagaaagaaaagacatCCCTGGGTCAAAGGATCTTCCTGGTTACCAGTTACAGTGAGCTATGGCATTACTACAGGTAGATTTACATTGTGAAATGATTACAATGTGATGAATGATGTGCATCAATGGTGATTTGTTACTTGATTTATTTCAGGACTTACACACACTCCTTGATGCACTGCTATGAGGTGATACCAGAGGGAGCTGTGTGTAAGCTCTACTTTGACTTGGAGTTCTACAAGCCCTCAAATAACGGAGCTGATGGTGAAACTATGGTGTCTTCACTTATCCAGGTAAAGACCTTTTTGCATCTTAATTTACAATATATCTCGCTGTATTCTGttcaaatatatttagttttatcgAGCAGCTTGCTTCCCCTGCAGACAACAATGATTCATATGTTGTTCAGTTCAACAATTATAAAGCCCAAAAGGTGTTAATAAATTAATTCAAGTAAGTAAACAAATAAAGGAGCAATTTCCTGTTCATCTTTTACTCTTATTATTCCATTTCCATCTGGAAGTTGGACATGGAACTACGAgggcttttttaaaaaaggaatattGAAAAATATTCTGGGCACATTATACCTGCGACTTTAGTGAGGCACTGTGTTATAAATTCGGAGAAAGGTTTCCAATGAATGAGTTTAGCTACcttatgaaaaaaaaagctgccttgttCAAGGTAGTAGCTCTACCTAGTGTTGACAATAAGAAGCACAGTATAGTAAAGCGCAAGTTTCATGTGTGGGCCATATTCCATTATATTTTTAGAATGTGTTATTAAAAATGCACCACAGGCGGCAATTGGACCGCAAGCTGTAGTTTGGACACCCTGTTCTATGGCATTAATTTAATCTTCCATCAAATATTGTGAGAGTGTGTTGTAGCTTATCTTGTTACTTTCTTACCTAAAGATGTATGACATACAACTGTATGATATGTATCTCTCTATATTGTGTGTCTTGGCAGTATGTTTGTGACAAACTAATGGAAGTTTATGGAATTGAGTGCTCTGCAAAAAATATCCTCAATCTTGACTCGAGCACGGAAGAGAAGTTCAGTCGACATCTCATCTTTAATCTCCAAAGTGCAGCTTTCAAAGACAACATACATATGGGTTGGTCCAGTGTTTCATAGAGGCAACACAATTGTTAACATTATTTGCAGTTACTTCAGTTaatatattttgtctttttatttgtttaggcaGGTTTATCCATGCGATTCTCCACCCAGTCCTGAGCACACCCAAAAGTGTCCTGAATGTTGGGATGAATTCAGTGGCAGAAAACAGTGAAACACGGTTGGTTTTTCAgacatgttaaaataaatatttacatgtCTTTTGCTACCTTTGTGTAATTTGTCTCAATCATGTCCTGACAGCGGATCCCATGCAGTCTCTGAGGGGACGCCAGCAAAGGCAGATGAGATGGATGAGAGTCCACAGGCCAAGAGGCGCAGGCAGGAAACGACAGACCTCAAGTTCCTCCAGGTGAAAAACAAGAATGGCCAAGAGTGTCTTTTTGTTGATCTTGGTAAGAGAAACGGACACTAACTTGGGTCAAATttttctcttgatttattcattGCCTCTTCAATGGATCATGTTTGTAAACACTGCCAGTAAACAATTATACAGTAATTATTGTTATAATTTGCAAAACAGGTGTTTACACAAAAAACAGAAATTTCCGCCTTTACAAGTCATCAAAAGTGGGAAAGAACTCTGCGTTCACGGTGGCAGATGACAACACTTTTACTCACAAACACGAGAAAGGGATTTCTGAGGAGGAAAGTGTGTTCTTGGCTTCCCTCGTCTGTAATATGAGGTACAACACTTTTTAGCTCTGTTTTCTAAAAATAATATTACCTTCATCAAACCACAGCATCAGAGCTTATTTCTGTGTATCATTAGTTTCACAGGTCAAAGAATTCTCACGTCGGACGTCCCAGAAACCAAGGAATCCAAAACCTTGAGGCCTCATTCCCAGCAGGGATCAGCCACATATCCAGGTGACACTGAACTGACCAACACGTCTTCTCTCTGTTTTGTATGCAcagtgtgttttataattacTCAGAGTATCAATATGTTCAGATTTGTCAGCATGAATGGTTTTAGTTCatctaacttttttttcttctcatccaTCACTGGCAGGTTCACTTTCTGGTGACCTGTCGTCCCCTCATCAAGAAGTGGACAACTTTGTATTAACTGTGACAACAAAGGATGGCATCCATGGGAGTAAGTGTCTGGGCGAGTCATATGTTTTACTTTAAAACATTTGCATGTCTTGTTGATCAGTCAATTCATTGTTTGGTCTACATTGACAGAaaactgaaaatgtgtttcactGTTTCCTAAAGCCATAGTTTATGTCTTAACATTCAGTTCACAATTATAAAAATCAGAACAGCAGAAAACACATATTCTATTAACTGGAACAAATTGTTTAGCATTTTTGCTTGACAAAATAGCTAAAATGATTAATTATTGAaatgcatattaattatttgttaGTTGACTAACTGATTCATTGCTTCAACCAATACAAAAGTAAATCTCAGACAATAGCTGGTGGGTGCCCAGATTTAATTTCTGCCCATGCATTCCTCTTATGCTTCCGATACCAACATTTTATCAAATTTCCTCCTGCATATGAATGCAGAATCTGTTGGTAGAGGAACATTAAGTTGCTATGGACATTCGTACATATCATAAtttacaaagtgtgtgtgttcaaactgTCCTGTCAGAGTGCACTATGCAAAGATGTGTTTACTTTGACAGGCATCAGACGATGGAACTACTTTGCTGTTGAACAACTGCTTGTTTACGACATTGCAAAATACCGCTGGTGTGAAAACGTGAAACGGTTTCATAGAAGCAACAACATCATGTATGTATGTTTCATGTTGTTAAAGTTTGTGTATGACGTgtgctccacttcctgtctaatTTGGCCACATTCTCCTGTGCAGGATTGTTGTGGACCTTAAGGAGGAAGTTTGGTATCAGAAGTGTCACGATCCTGAATGTAGGAACTTCAGGTCCTCAAGTAAGTTCTGACTTTAAGAGCTACCATACTGACTTTTGTTATTGAAAACATGAAGGCTACATCTGTTCATGGGGAGCGCTCAATGGTGTCAATGCAACCTGTGTGACATAATGTTACAGGTTACCCACTGCCACAGGACATCTGCGTCAGCTATATCATGAAACTGGTTAGTTTGCTTTACTTTCACTTGCTGAAATTGCCAGGAACTCATGTTTGTCTTCTTTTAAAGCTCAAAGACATATTTATGACCATGTCTTCTGTTCACTTATAGGATGAGGAAGACCAGGCTTACTTAATGGATGATGCAGGCAACATTGAACTCAGCCAGACCCCAAACCAGGCCCCAGAGAGCACGGCGTGTCCAGAGGAGGCAATGGCTGACGTGTGGGGAGACGGACAGGACGACCAGGACTACTTGGAGAGCCTGGATGACTTTGAACAAAACAATGGGGATATCTCCGATCAGCTCCTGCTCAAATGTATGACAGATTTTGAATCCCAGTAAAGGGTGAGTTTCATGTCACAAAAGCAATCTGAAGAGGTAGTGAATGTGGAGCAGCTCCACAACTCATCAATGAGAGCACAACCGGCTGACAACCAGGCAGACTGCTGAGAGGTAATAGCTTGTAAAGCATCCGTGTCACGGAGAGCGGGTACTGGTTGTACATCAAATGTGGTCCAGATGAGGGAATCAGAAGAAATACTCCTGCTTTGGCTGCAGCGTCAGCCCCATCATCAAATCCCAACCTACACatcacattttacaacaacgTTCCAAGACGCAGTGTTAAGAGGACGTGCAATCTGCTGACAGGACGCCGTCTCGCCTAATGTTCCTACTGGTGACAATTCTGCAATGTTTTAGGGTTTTTAAATGCCTGCTGcttttcaattaaaaaactTCTTAGTGATGCTTTGTTTTGACAGTAATTATATCCATAGGTGATGTTTTTAATTATTCCTTTGACTGCACTAAAGACGATCAAAAACAAATTCCAGGTTCTAACCTTAGTTAATTACTGGAATGTATAAAGAAAGTCACGTCTTCCAATTATTTTAGACAAGTAAACAACATTTCCGTGGCatgattttatttatgtataattggcattcaattcagtttattttgtacagcccaatatcacaaattccaaatttgcctcagggcATTCCAGTACGACATTGTATGTCTAGTATGTAAGAAATGTAATTAGTCATTTAATTTGTCCTTTAGTTAAAAGAAGAAGTATTAGCTGTTGGATATTTAACATGCTTTGGAAAAGTATCAGTCATAGTATTGcatatttataaatgtcacattaTAGCATGAATACTATGGACCAGAAATGTTGTAACATCGCACCTCAGTATGTTATGACATTTATGATGTTAATAAAAACATAGTATATCATAAAATTGCTATTATAGATGTCATGGAAAAATCTGAGTGAAGTAGTTCATGAAATGTCATAGTATCTACCctgaacaaatgtaaaaaatggtATACAgtataaaaaaatcaatttatGAAAATCTCATAGTACCGGATGGACCGACAACTCTGcctgcagcagcacacacatGTTTCTCCCaagtataaaaaacaaaacaaaacaccagTTTGGAAGAAAGCATTTATTTGGTACAgctgagaaataaataaagtgtactTTTACCATAAGCACAAAACTGAACATTTACCCTTTTTCTACACCGTcataaaaaaagaccaaaaagaATATGGCTTTAAAAGTCAAAGAGGCTGTTAACGTGATTCAGTCAAATCATCTGAATCAACAATAACATTGTTTTCCAACAACTGAGATTCTGCTACATTTcacacaagaaaagaaaaagaaagttaaTGTGGTCAAGGACATGGAATTAATTTGGAAAAATAGCTTCTTTAAATGAACAGTGTTTCAAATATTTACCCCAACAAACTGAAGTGCATTCTACAAATGATGGTATGCAGCTTTATCCTGCAACCTGTGACACTAACATTTGAAAATCTAAAAGGGAGGAACTGCATGTACAGTTTCGTAACATTTTATTTCCCATGAAGTGTGAAGAAAGAAGTAAAAAGCCACACAAATCCATCAAGCAGTATGATTCTGAATAGGCCGTTACCTAAATTGTTCACGAATACGGGTGCAGCAGTCCTTCAAGGAATGCAGGGATTAGAACGACAGAACATCAGGCACACTATTCTTCAAACaaatagattttctttttttctttgcagaTACACTATTTACAGGTTTGATGATTATATTAAATACCAACTTAAATAGAAAGACCAAAACATCAAATACACTGATAGATAAATAGGCAATATAAGTCACAGTTTTAAAAGCAAGTTTATAGGATTTCTTTCTACGGCTCCCAAAAATAAAAGAACTGGCAGAAATGTTTTCACGTTTCTGACCGTGGACCAGTCTGACTTAATGGCAGTTCATGGCATGAGCAGGTAGGATTTCCCCTTTGTGTTTTTAACCCGTACTCTATGGTAAATTTGACCAGAAACATGACATATTCTGAACTAATTTACCAGATAGCAGGGAACCCTTAaatcagtggtcgccaacccgtcgatcgcgatcgaccggtcgatctcggagacgttccctgtcgatctccaaaataaaatgaaaataaattcaaaaacacattgttccttgttttagaacattttctgaagtgtcttctgaaatgttttctttctgactggaagattgacgtcagaaaagatctccgcctgattcatgaacgcctgaaaacgggttcgcttacacagccgtgttctcagctgtgcacccagaaagaggggaacgtaccacgaCACGTGGGGCGCAGGGGTAAATGCAGAAATACCTTTATTGATCACAAGCTCgcctcaaagtacaccgacataaaactaagtcatcaataaatatatgttgaaatgcctgtaccttcgtgtacatgtttacgttaaggcattaacaggttacgcctgcgcgtgcgcgacagccgagattcttggcgacttgccaggtcttacctccgtgagttgagcttttctgctgttgtccttcaaaacaaaagctcaacattgagcttttttcttgtccatagagcaatctggtttacttgaaagtgattgcaattgcatttatactattatttgaaaagggacagatgcaggagtcacaaatggtgattctcatatttattattatgaaaattctttaaatctgaggatgtctgtagagctgatgtgaacgtaatcaccaacggtctgagttcagaaccaatcccagatgagaaaactttcatgaataccaattttgccccgaaaaactcgtcagtgaaattgagaaaatcaccaaatcaaagaccaggagctggattactgacagacagctgacagacggcctcagactggctgtctgtgattatgaactaactacaagctcacaggcagagttcagtcacagccatcactctgactggagtcacatgacgtgatggcattatgatgagagctgaacttacatgagttgcactgactgatcatgttgtcagtgttgtgctgtaattggattggattcaatttattgtcattgctagagtccaggtacagaagcaacgaaatgtaaataaatacaacatttatattggtagttcatccagctgttcattgcaaatgtattttttcttgttcatattgtgtgcggttaacaaatattttacttgttatattacacttaaattctgtgtcacatcaatttgaacgctggaccaaaatgacaattaggccaaataaaaagtcataagtccagtctggacagtcgttttctctcaacgcctcaataggtagatcttgtcGTCATGAAGGCgaaggtcagggatcttgggctcaaaaaggttggtgaccactgccttAAATGGTACAGCTACAACACATGAAGCTCATTAGCTCACTGACCAACAAATCAATGACAAACACCCTCAACTATCAATGGGGTCCTGGTCGTGtgctttaaattatttataCCTTTTAGACTACTTCTTTATCCCAGTTTACATCTTAAACTTTGGCATAGAGTTCATCAATTTGCTCTTTAAAGTGGCTCCGAAGTTCAGTCCTCTTGGCCTTCAGGGTGGGTGTCAGCAAGCCGTTCTGGATAGAGAACATCTCGGGATGTAATGCAATATCACGCACCTGCAGAGGAAAAGTAGAGTAAAACCAGATTGAATAAGAAAGTAAAAGCAAAAatttaaaacaatgtaaaaaacgattgtatttttattaattaaagtgCTGATTATTTTACAAAGAAGCGttcacatttttttcaagcACAAGGTTATGGATTCAAATTGCTTGATTTTCCAACCACCCGATCCTAAAAGATTCAGTTTACTATCAAACtctccaaaaacaaaaaaaggagcaCATACTAATATTTGATAATATAACACTATGGCATTTGTGCCGGAAAAAAATGCCTTAAAAAACGAAACAAAATGTACTTGATATTTTCATTCGGTCATCGCCACATAATTTCAGGTGAAATTGAAAGATGATGAATTAAGAATGAATATTGAGTAAAATATGTTGTTGCatttaaattagtttttaaaGCCAGGCCAAATGCAGCCGAATGGGAACATTCTGAACTCAAAAGGTATTTTCATTGTAATATAGTCAAACATGGCAACAATCACCTGCTCAAAAGACTTGAGTCCTGCATCTTTGCCCAACCTCAGCATGTCCTCCAGAATGGCATTCTTCACATCCTAAAAacaggaataaaaaaagttaacaCGTGTAGCGGCGTGTTTAAGCTGCAGATAGGAATTACTCTCACCTTGTTTTGGCACAGTTCAGAGTAGGAGCCATCAATCCCTCTTTTCTTGGTCCAAATAGGCAAAAAGTCTGGATCCGGCACGACTATCCCCACCAGACACGCCTGAAAAAATGTAACACGGATAACAGGAAGATAAATGCCACACAAATTGAACCATACTAGAAACTGTATTGTGCATGGTCATAACAGTGTCTGCCATTTGGCGCTACACAAGTTTCACATGAATTACTTACCTTTAGGCTTTCTCCGTGAACAAACACCTGGACCACTGGATCACTGAGACCATACACCATTTCTATTTTTTCAGGGGCAATGTATTCTCCTTGTGCCAGCTTGAAAATGTGCTTCTTTCTGTCAATGAGCTTCAGAGCGCCACTCTGCAACAAggcaggagagaaacaaactgcaactagaacgggcactcggtagagcgcataccttcgcatatcacaagattgggcattgaattatgaacattttggcattagttgcatgccaattgtatAAAAATTGACGATTGAtgagaagattttgaccttttcatgaccttgacctttgacccgatcgatcccaaaatctaatcaaatggtccccggataataaccaatcatcccaccgaatttcatgcgattcggttgaatactttttgtgttatgcgaataacacgcatataaataaataaataaatacactgcgatcaaaacataaccttccgcattttcaatgcgaaggtaattagggtTGCAACTTGCAACTGATGCTATGCCACAATAATATTAGACGAAAGACTGTTCCACTCACAGGAAGCCATTTGCCAATGTCTCCTGTGTGCAGCCACCCATCCTTGTCGATTGCCTCTGCAGTTCTCTCGGGATCTTTCAGGTATCCCTGGAATACATTTGGTCCTTTGACACACACCTAAAGGGGATAATATTGATGATAATCACATTTATTCAAAGGTTTGAATTTGCAGTTATCATACTTGTATCAATGATACATTGTAAGACTTTCatgaagtttttatttttaactttaCTATAACCATTGTTACCATTTTTATGTATGGCATAACAGActcattttaatgcattttataTTGAACTATACTATGATTTTTGACTTTTTGATGGAATACGTGTAATAATATAGTAAACTCTTTGTCtacttaaaaagtaataaatacattttcccGTGCAACTTTATGTATGTTAATTGTTACTGAAAAGCCCTcttcacctctccttctccattGGCTGCCAAGTAGTTCATTTCTGCCACATCCAACAGTTTGATAGCATTGCAGGGCAGAGGAGGCCCAACGTGACCTGCAGAAAAAACAGTGCCATTTCAGTTTGATGGTTCAAAGACAGAACTGTGTACTTTTAAGCTGAATTAAATGAGAGCGGACAAATGTCTTTACCTGCTGACCAGTCCCCGGGCATTGACATGGAGCACCCAGCTGTACATTCAGTCTGGCCGTAGCCTTCATAAAACTGTGGAGTGCAGAACGtatttttggtgacattcatgcaAACATTCCAAAACAAAAGATGAGTTCAAAGAAAAGTGGACGTGGCTCACCTGGCAGCCCAGTGCAGCTCGTAGAAACGTCAGGATAGTTGGAGACACCGGCGCTGCCCCTGTGATGATGAGCCTGACACGACCGCCCAGGCTCGCCTGCATGGTGTGAAACATACAGAAAGAACAATGTTTATCACAAATCATAAAACCTACGGGTGATATCGTCAAATTATTGTAAGGAACTAGTCATGTGGTCAGTGCTTTTTAGATCATAAATAAAGATGAACAATTAGGCCTTTAACAGTAGCACAgactataacatgtataaaaaTAGGTATTTTTTCTGTTTATGTACCCATTAACAACGGCCCACACCTCATTAAAAGCTAAGTACGTGCGAAATCTTATTAATATCAAGTGGAAGAATTAAGCTTTAGTTGAACCTGTTTACCTGCACTTTTTTGAAGACGAGTGTGTCCCATATGCTGTCCCGTCTGACCACACCACTTTTAAGCTCTGCCTCCTTCCTACTGAAAGCAAAATCGAGCAGCCATCTCTTCAGCGGCGTGTTGGCTTGACTAAATATCTGTGAGTTATTGAGAACAACTTTACTTTAAATCACCACATTTGACAGTCAGCAGACCAGAGAAAGGACATTTTGAGtctattaattaaataataaaaaaggagaatGAGGTTCTGGGAAATGATAGTGAAACAGCTGGCTCTTCTCATAAATATGACTGTTGAAGACTTTATCATTGGTAACATTGCATAAACTCTGACCTTATCAAACATGCGGTTGAGGAGACGTGGGACCACAGGGAAAACTGTCGGCTGCAGCGTTTTCAAATCATCCATCAAAAGCCGAATGTCGCCTTGGAAATAGCCGATTCGAGCACCATGGATGAGGATGACACCCTGATGACAAGAGAGCTGCTTATTCCTCGATGTTGCAAGTTAAATCAGTGTGACAATTTAACCATAAGGGAGCAGTGTTGTTGTCAACATTTCTCTAAATATCCAgtgttctttatttaaaaccACTGCAGTATTTTCTAGAAGCCATTACTGGTCGTGCTATTAAGTTACTTTGCAGGTCAAGGACTTCCATTGATCACACATTCGTCAAAACAACGAAGGACGACATGACGTTGACCAACACACGCTGCATTTTTGGTTTCACTGCATAACAATATCACACAGACTCTCAGCTGCAGGTTATTTGATGCCCTACTTTGAGGATAATAAACATGCTTTTCTATTAAAGCTTTAAACCACACTTGTTATTTCATTGTGTAACACATCTGAAGAAAAACAACTCCAGCACATACCTGTACAACTCTCTCAAACATGTGAGCTAGAGGGAGGTAGGATACATGAATGTCATTGATGCTCAGCATGCAGTATACCTGCGGaggacacaaaacaaaacaaaacacatgcaTGTATGCAGGCTAGGCGAACTGTACCTCCACCACCCTCTCAAACATGTGGGCCAAAGGGAGAAAGGAGATTTGCACATCTTTACTGGTGGGCTTCAGTGCGCCCTGGACAACAATGTACATAGAAGGAAGGAGTGGAACGATGAACAGAGGTGAGAcggacaataaataataaaaaggggTCAGAGGGTCAACCCGAGTCAAACAGGGATTTCAGATTTTAAGCAAGGTCTttgaaaaagctcaatgttttaCAATTTATATTATCCAAATCTCATAAACGTAAGGATGTAGTTTTGGTTTCAGAAGTCCGCCAAAAGTGTAAAGGGGGAGAATGCCATTTCCAGCACTATTTATGTGTCTCGCAAATAATTATTGATGATGACATTTTGTCTTGTGCATACCAAGATAATGGTAGTACAACTAAATGTGCTGTGTACATTTCTGCATTAGTTATGCACTCCTCCAGCTCAAAAGCACATTTAGTTTCTTTGATAAAGacagtatttgtgtatttacacCAAAGAATACTCTCTTTTACAGTCTAATCTCTGATATTCAGCTCTAGGGGCTTTTTTTTAGTTCTAATTAATTTTTTAAGCAAAAATATAGATTCAATGTTTTGTATGCATGGAGAGGAGGCGCAAGTACTTTTTCAGCTCTGAGTAGTGTCTGCAGTCTTACTCTCAGGCTATGACTGAAAACAATAATTACAAAATGAGGGTGGAAATTCCACAAAAAAAGAATGTAAAAGAGTATTTGAGAATTCGGAGAAGCATCCACCTTAATACAAAAGGACTTAAAATCAAACCATACATTAGATAATGCCCTTTATTTTAAGAGCCAATactaaaaatatttgtttacctCTGTTATTTTCATGAAAGCTGCAGTGTTGGAGATTACATTTCCATGAGTAAGCATTGCACCTTTTGGGTTTCCTGAAAGCAAAGCGATGATCATGATTATACATGATGAAGACATTTTCAAAAGATTTGGAAACAAGTTATGTAATTACCTGTGGTACCGGATGTAAAGCAGATAAGTGCGAGGTCCTCTGGTTGAGGGGGCTGCAAtcaggtcacaggtcaacaCTTCAGCGTGTAAAGCTTGAATTGATATTGCATTTGAAATGTGCaagattatatattttatttgagtCCCAAACATAATCGTCCAGCTAAATTATTAAAGTTTCTGATTGCAATAATGTAGTCCGAATTCACAGCTTTTTTTGTCATGTATTCAACAGGACACTCACCACTGGTTTCT
The nucleotide sequence above comes from Pseudoliparis swirei isolate HS2019 ecotype Mariana Trench chromosome 24, NWPU_hadal_v1, whole genome shotgun sequence. Encoded proteins:
- the acsl1a gene encoding long-chain-fatty-acid--CoA ligase 1a isoform X1, whose protein sequence is MCSGLAAKFWHYRTVMQAQEVLRQLRFPELEDVRQYMRSLPTNALMGMGAFAAVTTYWFATRQKALKPPYNLGLQSVEMPGGERARRSALNDSDEHMTHYYNDARTLYEVFQRGLRESNDGPCLGSRKPNQPYEWQSYSEVVDRAENVGSALLHKGHSRTGDKFIGIFSQNRPEWTISELACYTYSMVAVPLYDTLGTEAIGYIIHRAAISTVICDVPEKAKMILDCVEGKGRTVKTIVLMEPFDSELVTQGQEWGIDILSLKDFEALGQANLQKPVPPQPEDLALICFTSGTTGNPKGAMLTHGNVISNTAAFMKITEGALKPTSKDVQISFLPLAHMFERVVEGVILIHGARIGYFQGDIRLLMDDLKTLQPTVFPVVPRLLNRMFDKIFSQANTPLKRWLLDFAFSRKEAELKSGVVRRDSIWDTLVFKKVQASLGGRVRLIITGAAPVSPTILTFLRAALGCQFYEGYGQTECTAGCSMSMPGDWSAGHVGPPLPCNAIKLLDVAEMNYLAANGEGEVCVKGPNVFQGYLKDPERTAEAIDKDGWLHTGDIGKWLPSGALKLIDRKKHIFKLAQGEYIAPEKIEMVYGLSDPVVQVFVHGESLKACLVGIVVPDPDFLPIWTKKRGIDGSYSELCQNKDVKNAILEDMLRLGKDAGLKSFEQVRDIALHPEMFSIQNGLLTPTLKAKRTELRSHFKEQIDELYAKV
- the acsl1a gene encoding long-chain-fatty-acid--CoA ligase 1a isoform X2, encoding MCSGLAAKFWHYRTVMQAQEVLRQLRFPELEDVRQYMRSLPTNALMGMGAFAAVTTYWFATRQKALKPPYNLGLQSVEMPGGERARRSALNDSDEHMTHYYNDARTLYEVFQRGLRESNDGPCLGSRKPNQPYEWQSYSEVVDRAENVGSALLHKGHSRTGDKFIGIFSQNRPEWTISELACYTYSMVAVPLYDTLGTEAIGYIIHRAAISTVICDVPEKAKMILDCVEGKGRTVKTIVLMEPFDSELVTQGQEWGIDILSLKDFEALGQANLQKPVPPQPEDLALICFTSGTTGNPKGAMLTHGNVISNTAAFMKITEVYCMLSINDIHVSYLPLAHMFERVVQGVILIHGARIGYFQGDIRLLMDDLKTLQPTVFPVVPRLLNRMFDKIFSQANTPLKRWLLDFAFSRKEAELKSGVVRRDSIWDTLVFKKVQASLGGRVRLIITGAAPVSPTILTFLRAALGCQFYEGYGQTECTAGCSMSMPGDWSAGHVGPPLPCNAIKLLDVAEMNYLAANGEGEVCVKGPNVFQGYLKDPERTAEAIDKDGWLHTGDIGKWLPSGALKLIDRKKHIFKLAQGEYIAPEKIEMVYGLSDPVVQVFVHGESLKACLVGIVVPDPDFLPIWTKKRGIDGSYSELCQNKDVKNAILEDMLRLGKDAGLKSFEQVRDIALHPEMFSIQNGLLTPTLKAKRTELRSHFKEQIDELYAKV
- the acsl1a gene encoding long-chain-fatty-acid--CoA ligase 1a isoform X3; protein product: MQAQEVLRQLRFPELEDVRQYMRSLPTNALMGMGAFAAVTTYWFATRQKALKPPYNLGLQSVEMPGGERARRSALNDSDEHMTHYYNDARTLYEVFQRGLRESNDGPCLGSRKPNQPYEWQSYSEVVDRAENVGSALLHKGHSRTGDKFIGIFSQNRPEWTISELACYTYSMVAVPLYDTLGTEAIGYIIHRAAISTVICDVPEKAKMILDCVEGKGRTVKTIVLMEPFDSELVTQGQEWGIDILSLKDFEALGQANLQKPVPPQPEDLALICFTSGTTGNPKGAMLTHGNVISNTAAFMKITEVYCMLSINDIHVSYLPLAHMFERVVQGVILIHGARIGYFQGDIRLLMDDLKTLQPTVFPVVPRLLNRMFDKIFSQANTPLKRWLLDFAFSRKEAELKSGVVRRDSIWDTLVFKKVQASLGGRVRLIITGAAPVSPTILTFLRAALGCQFYEGYGQTECTAGCSMSMPGDWSAGHVGPPLPCNAIKLLDVAEMNYLAANGEGEVCVKGPNVFQGYLKDPERTAEAIDKDGWLHTGDIGKWLPSGALKLIDRKKHIFKLAQGEYIAPEKIEMVYGLSDPVVQVFVHGESLKACLVGIVVPDPDFLPIWTKKRGIDGSYSELCQNKDVKNAILEDMLRLGKDAGLKSFEQVRDIALHPEMFSIQNGLLTPTLKAKRTELRSHFKEQIDELYAKV